The genomic window TTTTGATAAGAGAGATGGAGGATCTGGATAGTTTATGACTCTAACTTTTCCATTGAGGAATTTATCGAAGAAGACGAATCGGCTGTCCTTCATCCTGACTATGGCAGGTTTTCCTCTGGATTTCAATTCATCAAGGGTCAACCTCACATGTTCCACATAGACTCCTTTCTGCCTAGCCGCTTGAGAAAGCCTCTCTGTGATATCCCCGGAGGCATATCGGACTAAATCGAAGGTTTCGCCAGCAGATGCTTTGACGCCAAGCACTTGGAGGGCAACTAAGAGGGCATAAGCGCCTGTTTCCAATTCACAGGGATGAACATCTGTCCTAGACTCCGACATTTTTACTTGATGGAAGGAAAAGCTCACAATGGCTAGAATCCCTCCGATAATAACAAACGCTATCACAAGCCAAGCTTTCTTCACCACTTTCACCCCCCTGATCATCGAACCTCGCTTAACGCTTCATATGCTACCCTCAGTTCGTCCTTGATATTTTCCGATAGCTCGGAGTTGGGCTCCTGTAGAATTCTTTGACACATCTCTATGAATCTCTTAGCCTCCTCAGGATGCTCCATATACCATTTCCGCCTCTCCTCAAGGGATGGGAGATAAGGCCGTCGTTCTTTATGGAAGTAATCATGCAGTTCCTGTCCATAATATAAAGATGCATGAGAGGGGGAAATATTACAAAAAAATTCACTCTCTATCCTGACCGCCGGTATCCCCCTGGATGCTGATCATCGGATAGACATAGCTCAAATCAGACCTGGATAGAACCACAAGCCATGAGACGGCGCTGATGCCATATGAGGTGATATCAGCTTGTCCATTTCCTGGATAGGTGTGGAGAGGTCCGCGTCTGAGAAGAAGATGAATTCCCCTTTGGAGGACAGAACTCCTTCTCTGATGGCGAATCCCTTGTCGAAGTTGCGAGGGAGGTGGATACATCTCAAGGTTTGATGCTCCCTGGCAAGCTGTTTTAAGATCTGATCTGTGTTGTCTTTGCTTCCGTCGTTGACGACGGTGATCTCAGCGGGGATCTTGCGGAGATGGAGGTATTGGATGATGGTTTGGATCGTTTCCTTTATCCTTCTCTCCTCGTTATAGGCTGGTATTATGATGGAGAGATAAACCTTCCGCAGCTTTGATCACCTCGATCCTTAACGGATGGATTCGTTGTGGATTACATTCTCCACGCTCAGCTCACCGCAGAGCGCGAGGAGCTTATCGCCTGAAACGTAGACGTCTAAAACAGGGCTGGGAATATACATACATATACCGACCGAGCGTTATAAATCTGTAAACCTTTTCGTTCCCAAGCGGCAGGTTATTTTCGTAGATCGGCGTTTTATATGCTACTGTGCGGCGGGGAATGAACCTTAATTCACCCAAGGAGTCAAAAAGGAGTTGGTGTAAAATGACGAAATTCCTTCCTCTAACCTTTTTCATCACATTGATTTCCCTTGCTTCTCTGACAGATGCAAGGGATGTAGGGGGAATTCTCAGGTTTAGCATGATCTGGGACAAGGCTGATAGCCCTATAGTCGTGAGGTCCGATGTGGTCGTTTCAAAAGGTGTTACACTCGAGATCAAACCCGGAGTTGAAGTGAAGTTCAAAGTGGGAACATCTCTCCATGTGAACGGCTGTCTGATAGCTCGAGGAACTGAGAAAGATCCAATATTGTTCACAGGTGCTGATTCGTCTGACCCGGGTGCATGGGGATATATATACTTTTCACCTAGCAGTGTGCCTGCTAAATATGATAGAGGCGGTAACTACATAAGTGGGAATATAATGGAGCACTGTGTGATACAGTATGGTGGAGGTGCAAAAATAGATGGCAATAGCGCTGCTATTATGATCAGCGGTACAGGATTGCTCCTGACTGATACAGTTATTGAAGATTGTAATGGTAGGGGTATAAGGAGCAGTGGCGATGCTAAGGTGAAAATTAATTCATGTACGATACGAGGGAATAAAGCCTCCGGCGATGGTGGGGGGATCTATGCCATCGGTGGCGGTGGAGGTGTGTTGACGATAACGAACAGTACGATACAAAGAAACTCAGCTTCCGGTAACGGCGGCGGAATTTATGTTACCGGTAACATACTGACGATAACAGGCAGTAAAATACAGGGGAACTTCGCCTTTGGTAATGGAGGTGGGATCTTCGCTTGTAATATGTATAATACCTCATTGGCAATAAGAAGCTGCACGATCCAAGAGAATATGGCTTCCGGCGGTGGGGGAATCTGCGCTGCTGGTAGCATATTGGAAATGACGGATGATGTGGTACAGAGAAATAAAGCTTTCAGCGATGGAGGAGGAATTTATATCTGTGGCATGTACGGTGGTAAAGCGAAGATAACAAGCTGCAAGATTCAGAAAAACGAAGCCAGAGGCAGCGGAGGAGGTGTTT from Candidatus Poribacteria bacterium includes these protein-coding regions:
- a CDS encoding glycosyltransferase; this encodes MRKVYLSIIIPAYNEERRIKETIQTIIQYLHLRKIPAEITVVNDGSKDNTDQILKQLAREHQTLRCIHLPRNFDKGFAIREGVLSSKGEFIFFSDADLSTPIQEMDKLISPHMASAPSHGLWFYPGLI